DNA from Salvelinus namaycush isolate Seneca chromosome 14, SaNama_1.0, whole genome shotgun sequence:
CTCAATAAAACATTTCTAGTTCAGCCCCAGAGTAAGTAGAGCAATAACAACATCTGCTCAGCTAACCTTAGCACAGTGACTGTTCAACATGTAGATTATATCAACATACCTCTACAGCATTTACTGTCACTGGAGAAAAAGTCACTGGTGTTGGACTTTTTCTCCTCCTTAGAATTACAattcttcttcttattattattattattgcaggAGCTATTAGGACTGATGCCAGAACAACACCAATGATGAGTCCAGGTTCTATTTGTGAGGATTGTGGTCCACATTCAGAATTGGACAAATGAGTTCCTGGTCTAAGTTCTTGAAGACCTAAGGATTTACACCTGTAACACATAATGTAACAGTCTGCGACAGCAATTTGATCATTCAACTTCCCGTTCAATTGTAGATTTGTACTGTAGTATATTGTATTATTTATCTTAGACTTTTGATTTATGTAAATGTATGTGAACTTACTCTGTGTGTGGCTGGCAGGATGTAAATGATCCATCTGAATAGGTGTCACCAGTACAGTCAGAACACATCGTATCTGTAGATGTTGTTCCTGCACAAATACATCATTGCATTTCATTTTCCCCCTACTAATTATATTATATTTACTGTTAATGATTATTCACACTGAATTTACCAACTTGACTCAATTGAATTATGACAACACAATTAGTATTATGAGTGAGACAGAAGACCAACCTGTGTGGCTGATGTATTGACCAGGTTTACAGCTGCTGTGTCTCTGGGCTGCTCTACAACCATCCTTAGTTGGGTCTAGACAGTAGAACCCCTCCAGTGTCCCACAGACAGTGTCTGATGAAGGTGTACATGGCTGCTTTACCATCAAACCCAAACCTATAGAGAAAACATGGCATGTATTATCTGATGTAGATACAACTGACATATCCTCATAGAATAACAGCATAGACTAACATATCAGTGTTTGTGTCTTGGTTTCAGTACAGACACACAGGACCACTCTTACCTGGATCACAGTTGGTACACACTTTGCATTTTATGAGACCATTGGGCTCATCAAGGAATGTAGAATCAACACAGGGCATGCAGCTGGTGCTGGTGAATT
Protein-coding regions in this window:
- the LOC120059065 gene encoding tumor necrosis factor receptor superfamily member 14-like — protein: MAQFGTLIWTITIILVHVSIGSCIACGRAEYRIWDECCPMCSPGNCVHRHCTEFTSTSCMPCVDSTFLDEPNGLIKCKVCTNCDPGLGLMVKQPCTPSSDTVCGTLEGFYCLDPTKDGCRAAQRHSSCKPGQYISHTGTTSTDTMCSDCTGDTYSDGSFTSCQPHTEHHQI